The sequence ATGATGTTCTTCATAACTAGTCAATCTAGCGCAGCCGTTTAAGCATCGTTAGTATGTGGTTAGCTATCTGCTAATATTTGGCTTGATAGCATGCTAGCATTCATAAGTTAACGGTATTTATTTCATGCAGTGCGTTGTATGATCAAGTATTTAAGTGCAGGATAATTCACATAGCCTACGTTTTAGGTTCCACCCACCTAAAACGCAGTGTTAATATCCAGTGCAtgttgttcattcattttggcCCAATCCCTTTGTCTGCGTGCATACAAGTCAGCCCAGTTCCCAGCTTGCAGAGCTagctaacttttttttttgctgcctcaCCAGCTTTTGGAATCATAGGAACTCTGCACAGGGAGTAAAGAGGAAACAGATCTTCCTTCCTGTTCTACCTGTGCCACTCGAGGGAATAGATAAGGCCGAACAAATACCGAAAGGGTTAATGACGTCATTTTCGGATATGAAAGGGAAGCGAGTTGTTTGAACACTTCAGGGATAATGTTTTGTCCTTTGAATAAAGCAAAACACTTGATGTAAACAcctcctgctgttttctttctctgtgtttaaaaaagtatatataaataaaatgcattgtattaTTTCCAGACAATTCACGGTGTACTTCCAAGCCTCAACATCCAAAGTTTATACTTTGGTGTTCACAAAACAATTTAGGTTGGAGATTTGAGACTTTTTGACCTATCTTGTACGCAGCGTATAGAAACATTTTTCTGGGAGTTGGCCAAATTACTTTGTTGCTTGCAAGTCCTTCCCGTGACGTAATGTGTACTCTTTTGTATTCAGTCCGTTGGGTGCTCAgttaatcagaaaaaaaattctttattGGTTTAAATTGCTCCTGTGATTAGCTCCAGTTGTGTAAATTAGTTCTCAATTAgaaccccctcccacccccccacataAACCTGTTTTGTTCTCACATTTCCCTGTGACTGTTGTGTGCAGACAGGTCCAGTGATAGACATGCCTGTGCCTGCCAGCTTCAATGACATCACTCAGGAGCGACGGCTGAGGGACTTCATTGGCTGGGTGTGGTATGAGCGGGAGGTGCTGGTCCCAGGACGCTGGGTGTCTGACAAGGGACTGAGGATAGTGCTGAGGGTGGGAAGTGCACACTACTACTCCATTGTAGTGAGTATAAcgccctccctccatctctgtttcCTTAACCAAAATGCTCCTTCCCTGTAGTCAGGTGTGAGGATAGTTActgttatttaaattttcaaacTTCACTATATGATATCAACACACAGATTgataaataataagaaaataaaaaaaacattaatagtGATGAAAATTAGGCGacttacattttcacagtaatTTCCACACAATTACACCATGGCGAAATTGCCCAagtaaaatgcaacacaattgtaaaaaaaaaaaaaaaaggtgtgtcCTCAGTCCTTCCCAGTAAGGGCTTCCACTGATGAAATGGGTTTTGGGGGTCAGCTAGGCAGAAGGTATATCCCAGTTAGCTTTTCTGTGCACAGTACCAAGCTTTCTGAACTAGGACAGTCTCagactagacagacagactggactgtctttgaaaatatgttgtttGGCACTTCTGTGTGATCACTCGTCCTTGGAAGGATCAGGATTCGAGTTTGCCCATATAGCATAAATGATTGACCACCTGCTGTTTGCAAAGCCTTGATAGGATCAATTACAAACATTGCTGGTAGaaaaaaacttcttttttttttcagagtgtATGAACCTCTTGCCTGGTGCACACCAGAGAAATTGTGAAATGTCAGTTAGCTCTTTAGCTGAATGGTGCAATTTTGTGCAATTGAACCATTGGGCATGTTATCTGTCTCTTGCAACATtggaaaaatacactttttatgTTATTCTACATTTAGTAAATGAGAACATTACGCCCCAGCAAAAGAAagtgtgaatgtaatgtacaattgtaaatgaaaaggaTTCATTTTCCTAAGCCTTTTTATTTCCAGTCATTCTATGAATGTGACCATGTGTCAGCACCGGCCTGTGAGTCAGTGTAACACAATGCTGACACATCCTGGCTGTGACTGTTCCCCTTCTTTCCTGTCTGAACTGGACAGTGGGTGAATGGAGTGCAGGTTACGGAACACGAGGGGGGTCACCTTCCCTTTGAGGCTGATATCAGCAGCGTGATCCGATCTGGCCCCAGCATATCCTGTAGGATCACCATTGCAGTCAACAACACCCTTACCCTCCAGACCCTGCCCCCAGGGACCATCCAGTACATGAACGACCCTACAAAGTAAGCACAGCTAATTGGACCAGCAGTCCAATATGCACGGTAGCTTGGCTGCTTTGGCGACGTGGTCCTCTTTAATCCCCTGCTTTTTGAAATGTGGGCAGGACAGGCTGCTGAATCTGGTCATGTTAATAATCAAGCAACACATATGATTACAGATGTGTGTGCGCAGTGAGTTCATGGTGAGGCAAATCCctgttgttttgaatgaaaaggAGAATGTATATGATCTTTTGACGTGTTTTTTCTGCCATTGAACAGGTacccagctggatattttgtGCAGAACACAAACTTTGATTTCTTTAACTATGCGGGAATACATCGTCCTGTGTTACTATACACAACTCCCAAGGCGTAcattgatgacatcacagtgggaACTAGCTTTGCAGACAATATAGGTGAGTAGGCATACCCCTAATACTTATATACTGGTAGTACTTCTAATTCACACAGTACTTTCTGAAATGTTACAAAGCAAACTGAATAAGAAGCAAGTGCTTGTAAAAATTCTGGCTCTGTAGATGCACTTTGTAGAACTTGTTTTCCTCTATTCAGATAGTATTTGCTGTTGATGTCTAGTTTACGTgagagtgaatgtgaatgttgGTGGGTCCTTTCCCAGGTGTAGTAAACTACCAGGTGTCTGTCCTGGGCAGCCAGAACCCCACAGTGAAGGTGATGCTGTCAGATAAGGACGGTCGATGTGTGGCTACCTCAGATGGACCTTCTGGGATTCTGAAAGTTGTGGATGTCAACCTCTGGTGGCCTTACCTGATGCATGAAAACCCTGGATACTTGTACTCTTTGGAGGTATGCCtgtattttcactttttgtcTACTTTAATAAGTTTTATATTTGTCACAAAATTTAATACATGTTTTCAGATACCATTCCagaatttctaaaaaaaaaaaaaaatctgtcacagAACCTTTGGGTGTGGCTGCAATTCCTGGTCCATGAATCACAGCAGCAAAGGATTTGGAGAGATGTGCTTCTGTGTTTCAGGTGCACATGAAAGGAGAGAATGGCAGTGCTCAGTATGAGGATTTCTACACGCTGCCAGTGGGAATCCGCACAGTACAGGTCACCAATACGCAGTTCCTAATCAACAACAGGCCCTTCTACTTCCATGGAGTGAACAAGCACGAGGACTCTGATGTAAGCTCCACCAGGTGGCAGCAGAAACCCACTTTGAGTCTGGCCTgactgttgctgctgctgtttactTACAGTGAATTTCCAGTGTACTTCAGCTTtgcactctgtccctctcagtaACCTAAAATGCATTAACTTAGCACTGCTGATAAAAAGTGTTctataaatcaataaaattaattGGGCAGGTTTTCGGTCCCCATGATATAAACTTGAATATGATGCCTGTGAAAGTGTGTGGCTTGCGTCATGTGGCACAGATCCGAGGGAAGGGCCTGGACTGGGCCCTTATCGTGAAGGACTTCAACCTGCTGAAGTGGCTGGGGGCCAACTCGTTCCGCACCAGCCACTACCCCTACGCGGAGGAGATCCTGCAGCTGTGCGACCGCCACGGCATCGTGGTCATAGACGAGTGTCCGGGCGTGGGCATCAAAGACATGTGAGGGCCGCTCTCAGCGCCTCCGCCTCCACTTACACTGCCACTTACTGCGCCAGTGAGAACTGCGAATCTAATTTTCCACCTCTGTTGGCCCCGTCAATGAACGCTGAAGAGTTTgaagcattattttttaatcatttcagatTGAAATGCAGAAATCTCTTATCTGTACCTTAGTCTGGTCTTCTTGTCACAAGATGtcactattattattgtaaaatttCTTTCTTGCATCTTGTAATGCATCTGTAGAACCATGGTCCTTGGGTGCCAAACGATAGGTTGACTTTTATGTAATGGAGAGCACCCTCtgcaaaatgtgtgctgttcctAGGTGGGTTATCTTCTCAAAATTTTTGTTAAGCACTCAAGTGTTTGAGTTCCAATAACCACTTGTATAATCTCTGaggttattgttattattatctatATTATTAGTATTGATCATGTGTTCGTCTGACATGAGACtgatcattttgtgtttttgcgtgTGATTCCTCAGCCGCAGTTTCGGAAATGCGTCTCTCGCTCACCACCTGGTGGTTATGGAGGAGCTGGTGAGAAGGGACAAGAACCACGCCTCTGTGGTCATGTGGTCTGTGGCCAATGAACCGGCTGCTGAGATGCCCCCTGCTGGCGCCTACTTTAAGTAAGAGAACACCTCAGCGTCACCTTGCACTTATGTGTTAAATTAATATACTGTTTTGTCATTTCCCTCAAAATCACTTTAACATATAAATGTTTTGCAATGTTCCTTTTCCTCCGTGATGTCTTTAgctttttatgtttaatatttgcCACACTGCATTACAAACTGCCATGTAGTTGTCTCATATACACTAAGGTGTGAATTGTAGCATACAGTGAACCAGCTACCTAGCCCAGAATCCAGCTTCGTTTGctctgatgcattttaaatacacGCTTTTCTTTTTGAAAGCTGCTGTGCTGTTGATTGTGGCGATATGGGGTGTAGGTGTGTAGTTTGAGCATGTCATAAAGGAATGCTGTCTGAGGAGTACCTGAAAGCGCTCGTTGAGAATGACAGAACAGGTGTAGCCTGAAACACATACCTCAGAAGGGGAGTAACAATGCCACCAGTG comes from Megalops cyprinoides isolate fMegCyp1 chromosome 3, fMegCyp1.pri, whole genome shotgun sequence and encodes:
- the gusb gene encoding beta-glucuronidase, producing the protein MERRRKTAVASLLCISALWDACRALDGGMLYPRESLSREIKELNGLWSFRADFSRNRNLGFEKAWFKSPLAETGPVIDMPVPASFNDITQERRLRDFIGWVWYEREVLVPGRWVSDKGLRIVLRVGSAHYYSIVWVNGVQVTEHEGGHLPFEADISSVIRSGPSISCRITIAVNNTLTLQTLPPGTIQYMNDPTKYPAGYFVQNTNFDFFNYAGIHRPVLLYTTPKAYIDDITVGTSFADNIGVVNYQVSVLGSQNPTVKVMLSDKDGRCVATSDGPSGILKVVDVNLWWPYLMHENPGYLYSLEVHMKGENGSAQYEDFYTLPVGIRTVQVTNTQFLINNRPFYFHGVNKHEDSDIRGKGLDWALIVKDFNLLKWLGANSFRTSHYPYAEEILQLCDRHGIVVIDECPGVGIKDIRSFGNASLAHHLVVMEELVRRDKNHASVVMWSVANEPAAEMPPAGAYFKTLISHTKSLDPSRPVTFITDSNFARDKGAPYVDVICVNSYFSWYHDPGHLEVIPIQLRTQFENWYKKYQKPIIQSEYGADVVPGLHTDPPMMFTEEYQKIVLQNYHDVFDEKRKDYVIGELIWNFADFMTAQTITRVVGNKKGIFSRQRQPKAGAFILRERYWRLANQTGLLPTWARYPCL